The following DNA comes from Noviherbaspirillum sp. L7-7A.
GGTCGTTGACGATGGACTGCACGCCCGAGATGTCGGCGATTTCACGCTCCACCGCGATCCTGGTGGCCTCGTCCGGCACTTCGCCGGTCAGCAGCACCTTGCGGTTGAAGCTGTTGATGTTCACATGGCCGGCATTGCCGACCATGTTGGCGACCCGGCTCTCGCCCTTCAAGGCAATGGCCTTGTCCTCGGTCTGGGCGCCGAAGGTGCGGCGGTCGGTGGCGGCGATGGTGCCTACCACCGCGGTGCCGACCGCCATCTCGATGCATCCCTGCAGGCTGATGGCGATCATGCCGCACAGCGCGAGCCGCGCCAGCGGACGACGCCAGGCGGCGGCGTTGGATTGTTGTTTCGCGGCCGCGCCTTCAGTCATTTGCATCCCCTCCGAATAGGGCGACGTCGATGCCGTCGCACAGTATGTGTATGGTCAGTCCGTGTACTTCCTGGATGCGGGCGGTGCGCTCGTGCGGCACGCAGATATGCACGTCGCCTTCCGACATCAGCTCGCCGATCACGCCGCCGCCCTTGCCGGTGAGTGCAATGACGCGCATGTCGCGCTCGACCGCCGCCTCGATCGCCGCCACCACATTGGCCGAGTTGCCCGAGGTGGACAGCGCCAGCAGCACGTCGCCGGACTGGCCGAAGGCCTGCACCTGCTTGGCATAGACCTCGTTGTAGCTGTAGTCGTTGGCCACCGCGGTCAGGATCGAGGTGTCGGTGGTCAGCGCCAGCGCCGGCAGCGGCAGCCGCTCGCGCTCGAAGCGCCCGACCAGCTCGGCGGCGAAATGCTGGCAGTCGGCGGCCGAGCCGCCGTTGCCGCAGGCGAGGATCTTGTTGCCGTTCGACAGCGCGGTGAACATGATTTCCACCGCTTGCGCGATGGGCCCGGAGAGCTGCTCGGCAGCCTGCAGCATGAGCTGCGCACTTTCCTGGAAGTGCTGGAGGATACGTTGGTTCGTCATGATGCGCGATTATAAGGGTAAGTTGAAACCAGCCACCGATTCAGGCCTGATCAGGCCTGAATGGCATTCCTGAGCCAGTCCAGCGCGGCGCCTTCGATGGCGACCACGTCGAAGCGGCATGGCGGCGGCATGCGGTAGCGCTGCAGGTAGGTCTGGGCGGCGTTCCACAGGCGCGCCTGCTTGGCGCTGCCGATGCTGGCGGCGGCGCCGCCGAATCCGCTGCCGGCGCGCCGCCGCACTTCGACGAACACCAGCGTGGCGCCGTCGCGCATGATCAGGTCCAGTTCGCCGCCGCGGCAGTGGAAGTTGCGCTCGATGAGCACCAGGCCATGCCTTTGCAGGTGCGCCAGCGCCGCATCCTCGCCGGCGTCGCCGGCCAGCTGGCGTTGCGTGCGCCGTGGCACCTTCCTCAATGTCATTGCGGGTTTGACAGGGGCGCGGCGGCGCCGTCCTGATAGACCGCCGGCGATGCGCTGCGCTCGAAGCGGGCGCGGCCGCCGCCAATGCTGGCCTTCAACTTGCCGGTGGCGCCATCGAGCTCGAACACGCCGCGGCGGGCGGCGACTTCGCGCGCCACCTGGTAGGCATCGATGCCCAGCGCATAGAGGCGCTCCATGTCGGCGCTCTTCTGGGCCGCCGGCGCCGGGGCGAATACGGCACTGGCATCCGGCCGCAGCAGGTAAGGCAGGTCGATGAAGCGCACGCCGTCCATGTCGGGCCGGCGCTCGGCCGCGGACCAGCCCTGGCGCGAATAAGGGTTCAGCTGTGAGGTGCCATACATCGGCAGTTCAGTGCCGATCGATTCGCGCAACTGGCGCGCCTGTGCCGCGTCCAGCGCCACGAATGCGAGGCCGGGGCGGCCGTTGCGCAGGCGTTCCTGCAGCTGGCCCAGCGCGCTGGCGCTCAGGTTGCCGCCGCCGGCGCTCAGTTCCACCAGGTCGGCCGGCAGGCCGCGGCGCTGCCAGGCGGCTTGGAAGGCGCGGGCGGCGCGGCGCTGCCATGCGGTGGCGGTGGAGACGATCAGCGCCTCTTCGCCCGGCAGGTCGGCGGCGGCCAGGTCGGCCGCCTGGCGCGCCTCGTCTTCCAGCGACAGGCCCATGAGCAGCAGTTGCGGCTGGGCGCCGGCCTGCGCGCCGACCGCGTCGGCCGGGGTCAGCGCGATGGTGGGCTTGCTGACCGCGCCGCGCGATGCGATGGCGGCGGCGCCGCTGCGCGACAGCGGGCCGACCATGATGTCCTGGTCGGCCAGCACGCCGTTGTAGGCATCCAGCACGTCCTGGGCGGCGTCGCCGGTTTCGACCACGGTCAGGGTGATATTGGGGTCGCGCCGCTTTTCATAGGCGGCGATGAAGCCGTCGCGCACCATGGCGGCGGCGGCGCCCAGGCTGTCCGAGCGCAACGGCAGCAGCAGGCCGATGCGCACCGGGCCGGACAGGGCGGCCTGGTCCTGCGGCTGCAGGCTGACATCAGGCATCGGCACCGCCTCGGTTTCGACCGGGCCGGTGTCGGTCGGCCCGCCCGGCATCAGGCTGATGTCGTTCTGGGCCAGCAACGGCAGGGCCGGCATGGCCACGGTTGTGTTTGCCTGCGCCAGCGCGCACAATCCGGCCAGCGCCGCCGCCACCAATCCGGTCTTCACTTTTCGGAACGACATTTCGACTCCCAATGACACAACCCGCGTTCAGCTTTTCCGGCGCCCTGCCCCTGCTGCAGGAGATTGTTGCCCAGAATTATCCGGCCTGTGCATTATATGTGCTCGCCACACCCATCGGAAATGTAGCCGACATCACCTTGCGCGCACTGCAGGTGCTGGCCCAGGCCGACGCCATCGCCTGCGAGGATACCCGCAACACCGCGCAGCTGCTGAGCCGTTACGGCCTGCAGCGCCCGCTGATCGCGGCCCACCAGCACAATGAACGGGAAGTCGCCGAAAGGCTGATTGCGCGGCTGCAGGCGGGCGAGCGCATTGCGCTGGTGTCGGACGCCGGCACGCCGGCGGTGTCGGATCCTGGCGCCCGCATCGTCGACGCGGTGCGCGCAGCCGGGCTGCGGGTGGTGCCGGTGCCGGGCGCGTCGGCAGCCGTGGCGGCGCTGTCGGCCGCCGGGCTGGTGAATGACCGCTTTCATTTCCACGGCTTTCTGCCGGCCAAGGCGCGCCAGCGCGAGACCGAGCTGGCGCAGCTGCGGCCGCTGGCCGCGACCCTGGTGTTCTACGAGGCGCCGCATCGCATCATCGACACCGTGGCCGCGCTGGCCGCGGCCTTCGAGCCGCAGCGCCAGGTGGTGTTCGCACGCGAGCTGACCAAGCTGTTCGAGCAGATCCATCGCTGCCCGCTGTCGGAGGCCGCAGCCTGGCTGGCGGCCGACAGCAACCGCCAGCGCGGCGAGTTCGTGCTGCTGGTGGAGGGTGCGCCAGAGCAGGAGGACGCCGGCACGGCGGAGTCGGACCGGGTGCTGTCCATCCTGCTGGAAGAATGCCCGGTCAAGCAGGCCGCCGCGCTGGCGGCCCGCATCACCGGGCAGAAGAAGAATGCGCTGTACGAGCGCGCCCTTGCGCTGAAGGCGCAGGACGAAGGCGACGATCAGCGCTGAACGATGATGGGCATGGCGCCGCCGCTGGCCTGCATCTGGCGCGCCACGGCCTCGGCATCGGCGCGGCTGGCGAACGGGCCGCCATACAGCCGGAACAGCGTGTTGTTGTGCACGATATCAACCTGGCGCAGGCTGCCGTTCCAGCGCTGGGCATGCACCGCCTGCGCCGCCTGCGCATTGGCGGCCTGGGAGAAGGCGCCGAGCTGCAGGTAGAAGCCGCCGGCCGCGGCGGACACGGTGGATACGCTGGACGCGGCGGGCATGGTTGACGCAGCGGCGGGTGCGGCTGCCGGCGGCGCCATCAGCTCGGCCGGCGCGCTGACCATGGTCACCGGCATCGGCACCGCCTCGGTGCTCACGCCCGGCGCCGATGGCGCGGCTGACGCCAGCGCCGGCGCGGCGCCATTGCTGCGCGCCAGTTCCATGCGCCGGATCTCGTCGGGCAGGATGCGCTCGACTTCCAGTTGCGCGCTGCCATGGCCGATATAGCCCAGCTTCAGCGCCGCGGTATAGGACAGGTCGATGATGCGGTCGGAGTGGAACGGCCCGCGGTCGTTGACGCGCACGATCACCGTGTTGCCATTGGACAGATTGGTCACGCGGGCATAGGACGGAATCGGGAAGGTCGGATGGGCGGCCGTCATCTTGTACATGTCGTACGGCTCGCCGGACGAGGTGCGCTGGCCGTGGAACTTGCGGCCGTACCAGCTGCCGCGGCCACGCTGCTTCACCGGTTCCTCATTCATCTGCGGCACGTATTCCTTGCCGAACACCACGTAGGGCTTGTTGCCGCGATTGGCATAGGGCTCGATGCGCGGCTCGGCGTCGGGCACGTCCCAGAGATTGTCGGGGATGTTCTCGCCGGGGCCATCGTCCTGGTAGTAGCCGCCGCGGCCGGAACCGGCGGGCGGCAGCGAAGGCAGGCCGCGGCGCGCCGACTTGGCGGGAACGGCGCCGGCGTTGGCATCAGCGCTCTGCTGCTGCGGCGCGCTGCCGCAGCCGGCGGCGATGAACGCGACCGCGGCGCACAGGATGGCCGTGCCGGGCCATGGGCGGGATGGCAAGTGCATTGCTTTTCCTTTTTCTTGTTCGTGGCGCGCCACCCGCGGGCGCGCCTGGTCCGATCGATGGATCAGGTTTGTACCAGTTTCCGGTGGCGCTGGATGCTCATCAGGATGCCGGCCCCCAGGCCCAGCGTCACCAGCGCGGTGCCGCCATAGCTCATGAATGGCAGCGGCACGCCAACCACCGGGAGTATGCCGCTGACCATGCCCATGTTGACGAAGGCATAGGTGAAGAAGATCAGCGTGATCGCGCCGGCCAGGAGGCGCGCGAAGAACGTGGGCGCGTTGGCGGCGATGATCAGTCCCCGGGCAATCAGCATCAGATACAGGAACAGCAGCACGCAGTTGCCGATCAGCCCGAATTCCTCGGAGAATACCGCAAAAATAAAGTCGGTTGTACGCTCGGGGATGAACTCCAGATGGGCCTGGGTGCCGTTGAGCCAGCCCTTGCCGGAGATGCCGCCGGAGCCGATGGCAATGGTGGACTGGATGATGTGGAAGCCCTTGCCGAGCGGATCGGCGGTCGGGTCGATCAGCATCATCACCCGGGCGCGCTGGTAGTCGTGCAGCATGGTCCAGGCAATCGGCAGGCTGGCGCCGCCGGCGATTGCCAGGCCCAGCAGCACCTTCCATGACAGGCCGGCCAGGAAGATCACGTAGAAGCCCGCCGCCGCCACCAGCAGCGAGGTGCCGAGGTCGGGCTGGCGCATGATCAGCAGCACCGGCACTAGCAGCAGCAGCGCCGCCACCAGGAAGTGGTTCCAGCGCAGCATGCCTTCGCGCTTCTGGAAATACCAGGCCAGCATCAGCGGCATGGCGATCTTCATGATCTCGGACGGCTGGATCACGATGCCGACATTGATCCAGCGCCGCGCGCCCTTCTTGATCATGCCGAACATGGCCACCGCCACCAGCAGCGCCACGCCCACGGTATAGATCGGCACCGCGAAGCGCATCAGGGTCTGCGGCGGGACATTGGCGGCGATGAACATGACCACGAAGGAGACGATGATGTTGCGCATCTGGTCTTCGACCCGGCCCGGAAAGTCGATGCCGGCCGAGTACAGCGTGACCATGCCGGTGGACATGATCAGGAAGATGATCAGCGCCAGGGTGCCGTCGAAGACGGTCAGGTGCGGTTTGACGATCTGCCAGATGGAGCGTTTTTCAGTGAGTTGCATGGCTGCTCAGTCCCGGTTGCCCTGGGTTTCGGCGCCGTCGCGCGGGCCGCCCTCGGAGTCCTGGTCGGCGCGCACCTCGGCCAGCGGCCGGGTATCGGACAGGTCGATCCGCTCCACTGGCGCCTCGTCCTGTACCCGGCCGCTGCGCTTGCCCAGCAGGTAGAAGTCGAGCGCCTCGCGCACGATGGGCGCGGCGGCGGTGGCGCCGAAGCCGCCGTTCTCGACGATGATGGCGATCGCGATGCGCGGATTGTCGGCCGGTGCGAACGCGGTAAACAGCGAGTGGTCGCGATGGCGCTCGTCGATCTTGCTGGCGTTGTACTTCTCGTTCTTCTTGATCGCGATCACCTGCGCGGTGCCGGTCTTGCCGCCGGCCGCGTAGCCGAGGTTGGAGAACACCTTGGCCGCCGTTCCCTCGCGGATCACGCCGACCATGGCCTGCTTGACGATGTCGATGTTCTGCTGCTTCAGCGGAATGCGGTAGCTTTCCTTGGGCACGGTCGGGGTGCGCACCCGGGTGCCGCCATCTTCCATGATCTTCACCAGGTGCGGCTTCATCACCACGCCATTGTTGGCCAGTATGGCGGTGGCATGCGCCAGCTGCAGCGGCGTGAAGGAGTTGTAGCCCTGGCCGATGCCCAGCGAGATGGTTTCGCCGGCATACCATTTCTGCTGCTGGGGCCGGCGGTAGGCGGCGCGCTTCCAGGCAGTGGACGGCAGGATGCCCTTCTTCTCGTGCTCGAGGTCGATGCCGGTCAGCTGGCCGAAGCCGAACGGCTTCATGAAGTCATGCATCATGTCCACGCCCATGTCGGCCGAGAGCTGGTAGTAGTAGGTGTCGCAGGAATGGACGATGGACTTGTACATGTCCACCGTGCCGTGGCCGCCTTCCTTGTCGTCCCGGAAGCGGTGGTTGCCGAACATGAAATAGCCGGGGTCGCTGATGGCCGACATCGGCGAGCGCTTGCCCAGTTCGAGCGCGGCCAGCGCCATGAAGGGCTTGTAGGTCGAGCCGGGCGGATAGCTGCCCGACAGCGGCCGGTTCACCAGCGGCTTGTCCGGCGAATTGTTGAGCTCGTCCCAGCTCTGCTGGTCGATGCCCTCGACGAACAGGTTGGGGTCGAAGGTCGGCATCGACACATAGGCCAGGATGTCGCCG
Coding sequences within:
- a CDS encoding BON domain-containing protein is translated as MTEGAAAKQQSNAAAWRRPLARLALCGMIAISLQGCIEMAVGTAVVGTIAATDRRTFGAQTEDKAIALKGESRVANMVGNAGHVNINSFNRKVLLTGEVPDEATRIAVEREIADISGVQSIVNDLVVAPPASYTSRSNDTLITGKVKASLVDAKDISANSFKVVTERAVVYLMGRVTQREGTRAAEVARGVAGVQKVVKVFEYITEDDVRQMSNTPARQ
- a CDS encoding phosphoheptose isomerase → MTNQRILQHFQESAQLMLQAAEQLSGPIAQAVEIMFTALSNGNKILACGNGGSAADCQHFAAELVGRFERERLPLPALALTTDTSILTAVANDYSYNEVYAKQVQAFGQSGDVLLALSTSGNSANVVAAIEAAVERDMRVIALTGKGGGVIGELMSEGDVHICVPHERTARIQEVHGLTIHILCDGIDVALFGGDAND
- a CDS encoding YraN family protein gives rise to the protein MTLRKVPRRTQRQLAGDAGEDAALAHLQRHGLVLIERNFHCRGGELDLIMRDGATLVFVEVRRRAGSGFGGAAASIGSAKQARLWNAAQTYLQRYRMPPPCRFDVVAIEGAALDWLRNAIQA
- a CDS encoding penicillin-binding protein activator, which produces MSFRKVKTGLVAAALAGLCALAQANTTVAMPALPLLAQNDISLMPGGPTDTGPVETEAVPMPDVSLQPQDQAALSGPVRIGLLLPLRSDSLGAAAAMVRDGFIAAYEKRRDPNITLTVVETGDAAQDVLDAYNGVLADQDIMVGPLSRSGAAAIASRGAVSKPTIALTPADAVGAQAGAQPQLLLMGLSLEDEARQAADLAAADLPGEEALIVSTATAWQRRAARAFQAAWQRRGLPADLVELSAGGGNLSASALGQLQERLRNGRPGLAFVALDAAQARQLRESIGTELPMYGTSQLNPYSRQGWSAAERRPDMDGVRFIDLPYLLRPDASAVFAPAPAAQKSADMERLYALGIDAYQVAREVAARRGVFELDGATGKLKASIGGGRARFERSASPAVYQDGAAAPLSNPQ
- the rsmI gene encoding 16S rRNA (cytidine(1402)-2'-O)-methyltransferase — translated: MTQPAFSFSGALPLLQEIVAQNYPACALYVLATPIGNVADITLRALQVLAQADAIACEDTRNTAQLLSRYGLQRPLIAAHQHNEREVAERLIARLQAGERIALVSDAGTPAVSDPGARIVDAVRAAGLRVVPVPGASAAVAALSAAGLVNDRFHFHGFLPAKARQRETELAQLRPLAATLVFYEAPHRIIDTVAALAAAFEPQRQVVFARELTKLFEQIHRCPLSEAAAWLAADSNRQRGEFVLLVEGAPEQEDAGTAESDRVLSILLEECPVKQAAALAARITGQKKNALYERALALKAQDEGDDQR
- a CDS encoding septal ring lytic transglycosylase RlpA family protein; this translates as MHLPSRPWPGTAILCAAVAFIAAGCGSAPQQQSADANAGAVPAKSARRGLPSLPPAGSGRGGYYQDDGPGENIPDNLWDVPDAEPRIEPYANRGNKPYVVFGKEYVPQMNEEPVKQRGRGSWYGRKFHGQRTSSGEPYDMYKMTAAHPTFPIPSYARVTNLSNGNTVIVRVNDRGPFHSDRIIDLSYTAALKLGYIGHGSAQLEVERILPDEIRRMELARSNGAAPALASAAPSAPGVSTEAVPMPVTMVSAPAELMAPPAAAPAAASTMPAASSVSTVSAAAGGFYLQLGAFSQAANAQAAQAVHAQRWNGSLRQVDIVHNNTLFRLYGGPFASRADAEAVARQMQASGGAMPIIVQR
- the rodA gene encoding rod shape-determining protein RodA translates to MQLTEKRSIWQIVKPHLTVFDGTLALIIFLIMSTGMVTLYSAGIDFPGRVEDQMRNIIVSFVVMFIAANVPPQTLMRFAVPIYTVGVALLVAVAMFGMIKKGARRWINVGIVIQPSEIMKIAMPLMLAWYFQKREGMLRWNHFLVAALLLLVPVLLIMRQPDLGTSLLVAAAGFYVIFLAGLSWKVLLGLAIAGGASLPIAWTMLHDYQRARVMMLIDPTADPLGKGFHIIQSTIAIGSGGISGKGWLNGTQAHLEFIPERTTDFIFAVFSEEFGLIGNCVLLFLYLMLIARGLIIAANAPTFFARLLAGAITLIFFTYAFVNMGMVSGILPVVGVPLPFMSYGGTALVTLGLGAGILMSIQRHRKLVQT
- the mrdA gene encoding penicillin-binding protein 2, producing MTEFKNTERELHYFRLRLSVAGLFVFIFFCLLAARFVWLQGYQHDHYAAQAEDNRISVVPVVPNRGLIVDRNGVVLARNFAAYTLEITPSKINRDLDELIDLLGGIVEIQPKDRRRFRRQLEESKSFESLPIRTRLTDEEVARFTAQRYRFPGVDIQARLFRQYPLGSMASHVIGFIGRINQRESARIEETEDAANYNGTSYIGKEGVEKSYEKQLHGQTGYEEVEVSAGGRAVRTLSRTPATPGSNLILSIDIELQKVVEQAFGNRRGALIAIEPSTGDILAYVSMPTFDPNLFVEGIDQQSWDELNNSPDKPLVNRPLSGSYPPGSTYKPFMALAALELGKRSPMSAISDPGYFMFGNHRFRDDKEGGHGTVDMYKSIVHSCDTYYYQLSADMGVDMMHDFMKPFGFGQLTGIDLEHEKKGILPSTAWKRAAYRRPQQQKWYAGETISLGIGQGYNSFTPLQLAHATAILANNGVVMKPHLVKIMEDGGTRVRTPTVPKESYRIPLKQQNIDIVKQAMVGVIREGTAAKVFSNLGYAAGGKTGTAQVIAIKKNEKYNASKIDERHRDHSLFTAFAPADNPRIAIAIIVENGGFGATAAAPIVREALDFYLLGKRSGRVQDEAPVERIDLSDTRPLAEVRADQDSEGGPRDGAETQGNRD